A single region of the Schistocerca serialis cubense isolate TAMUIC-IGC-003099 chromosome 7, iqSchSeri2.2, whole genome shotgun sequence genome encodes:
- the LOC126412780 gene encoding THAP domain-containing protein 1-like translates to MPAVCSAFNCTNRSDKTTNISYYKFPLKDKEITKRWVINMKRENWFPTTASYLCSAHFEEKYMYHTNVQRRLLSKPVPAIFTIFNFPPHLQKQDKVLRPQPRKRSFDNLQDSAITMTSLAQMPVGPTSVSADHNYCLPSPKKLKTQYNRVQAENVRLKKRIKQMKQLSVRHKRRIVQLQTLVAGLRRRLCSSVSDMLNSEHVVGLL, encoded by the exons atgcctgcagtgtgttcagcgttcaactgcacaaatcgcagcgataagacaacaaatatttcatattataa atttcctttaaaagataaggaaattacaaaaagatgggttataaatatgaagcgagaaaactggtttcctactacagccagttacctctgttcagctcattttgaagagaaatatatgtaccacacaaatgtccagaggcgccttttgtcaaaaccagtacctgCTATctttactatctttaactttccaccacatttacaaaagcaagataaagtattacgaccacaacccagaaagcgatctttcgacaatttgcaagatagtgctattacaatgacatcattagcacaaa tgcctgtcggacccacatctgtttctgctgaccacaattactgtctaccaagccctaagaagttgaaaacacaatataacagagtacaagcagagaatgtgcgactaaagaagcggataaagcaaatgaagcaacttagtgtacgacacaaaagaagaatagtgcagttacagactttagttgctggtttgagaagaaggctatgtagttcagtttctgatatgttaaacagtgaacatgtagttggtttgttgtag